A region of the Nitrospinota bacterium genome:
GACTGCAGGTTCGACGGCGTCACGTGCGCCTTTGGCGTCCGCAATTTCGCCGATCTGGACCGGGGCCTTGCCCAGATGGTCCGCGTCATCAAGCATGGAGGCAGGATCGCCATACTGGAATTCACCACGCCGGACAACAGGTTGTTCGCCGCCATATACAGGTTCTATTTCACGCGCGTACTCCCTTTCATCGGGGGGATTCTTTCCGGCAGGAAATCGGCGTATGAATACCTTCCCGACTCGGTATATAAATTCCCGGCCCCCGGTGAACTTTTGAAAAAGCTCGAAGCGCTCGGTATAGCCGAGGGCAAATTCATTCCGCTCACCTTCGGGATCTGCGGAATCTACACCGGGGTCAAGAAGTGACGGCGGAGCAGACAGGGGCCTTAAGGCAGGTCATAGAAGAGAAGCGGGCGGTGGTCCGCGCCGAGCATGAAAAGGGCGCCGATGGCGTCACCGTTTGCCAGTCGC
Encoded here:
- the ubiE gene encoding bifunctional demethylmenaquinone methyltransferase/2-methoxy-6-polyprenyl-1,4-benzoquinol methylase UbiE, which translates into the protein MKNAVESKAEAVREMFSAIAHRYDLLNHLLSFGIDIQWRKKTVECFGGFHGGEFLDLACGTGDLSIAMANGGDGSAKVTGGDFSENMIKIGREKVKSLGLDGRVNLEFADALDLSYQDCRFDGVTCAFGVRNFADLDRGLAQMVRVIKHGGRIAILEFTTPDNRLFAAIYRFYFTRVLPFIGGILSGRKSAYEYLPDSVYKFPAPGELLKKLEALGIAEGKFIPLTFGICGIYTGVKK